The following are from one region of the Actinomyces sp. oral taxon 897 genome:
- a CDS encoding ABC transporter ATP-binding protein: MTPSTHPPHLPAGVREASRPLVSVQDLSVGYGQVAVCGPATFSLTEGEVLALVGVNGAGKSTLLRTVLGLLPPLSGQVRLMGRVPDPRRASQRAAVAADLGQESFFPTLTVAEHLGLVCYGHGVPDPAGTVADLLQDLGLGALAGALPEELSSGQRRRLALASVLARPRTLLVLDEPEQRLDRPTRQTLVDYLVEERDCGGTVLMVSHDPEVVRGAATRTVLVGQDTREVDVAEGVRAMEEGAR, translated from the coding sequence ATGACCCCCAGCACCCACCCACCGCACCTCCCTGCCGGGGTGCGGGAAGCGTCCCGTCCCCTGGTCAGCGTCCAGGACCTGAGCGTGGGCTACGGGCAGGTGGCGGTGTGCGGTCCGGCCACCTTCAGTCTCACCGAGGGGGAGGTCCTGGCCCTGGTCGGGGTCAACGGGGCGGGCAAGTCGACCCTCCTGCGTACCGTGCTGGGGCTGCTGCCGCCCCTGTCGGGGCAGGTGCGCCTCATGGGGCGCGTCCCCGACCCGCGCCGGGCCAGCCAGCGTGCCGCCGTGGCCGCCGACCTGGGCCAGGAGTCCTTCTTCCCGACCCTGACCGTGGCCGAGCACCTGGGACTGGTGTGCTACGGGCACGGCGTGCCCGACCCCGCCGGGACGGTCGCCGACCTGCTGCAGGACCTGGGGCTCGGCGCCCTGGCCGGGGCCCTGCCCGAGGAGCTCTCCAGCGGGCAGAGGCGGCGCCTGGCCCTGGCCTCGGTCCTGGCCCGGCCCCGCACCCTGCTGGTGCTGGACGAGCCCGAGCAGCGCCTGGACCGTCCCACGCGCCAGACCCTCGTGGACTACCTGGTGGAGGAGCGCGACTGCGGCGGGACGGTGCTCATGGTCTCCCACGACCCCGAGGTGGTGCGTGGTGCCGCCACCCGGACGGTCCTGGTGGGCCAGGACACCCGGGAGGTGGACGTGGCCGAGGGCGTGCGCGCCATGGAGGAGGGCGCCCGGTGA
- a CDS encoding DUF6297 family protein, whose translation MSVLEPGSRRTWARVPDGAAVRAWTRRRTRRHRRGLWALVGDVYTALFAVAMSGALTAPHLGRLVPGQQVRLADGTLTGAGADPAWVVLAVLLAALAPALWPLRRLGPLFLRPDQAAWWLPLPADRSGLLAPVLRVEAAVALASGAACGALLGVLAGAGAWGATAWSLLVGVGTAGVVLLLVCDQLSRREPTALTAVLVLAGTAALAAAFLTPFPRSGSASSGLAVAGVVGAVLLLGAWRRARAGLDVLRDRDLLEVVARSFGAHVSLLALDTRALGRLLSPPPRLPAPGRRGGPPLLRRGRRLPLRLRPLAVVAQVDALVLWRQPRRALQLLVGLLLVLLAGVVQVGRLLPAAVVLLGALTAVLAVAEPARQAWFDVGAQAGLPASPWALRAGHLLVPAGVMTLWAGACVLPLTAGRDLAGWGSGPALALLAGVGWGGAAVACGLRPVPDFSVGLVASPVGSLPPAVGQMLLGALAPCVVVSLPVVLLVLGGTVTPGLLGIQAVLSGAVVLWSLWVPRDGGE comes from the coding sequence GTGAGCGTCCTGGAGCCCGGCAGCAGGCGTACGTGGGCCCGGGTGCCCGACGGCGCGGCCGTGCGCGCCTGGACACGCCGGCGTACCCGGCGCCACCGCAGGGGGCTGTGGGCCCTGGTCGGTGACGTCTACACCGCCTTGTTCGCCGTGGCCATGAGCGGGGCCCTGACGGCACCCCACCTGGGGCGCCTCGTACCCGGCCAGCAGGTGCGCCTGGCTGACGGCACGCTCACGGGGGCGGGCGCCGACCCGGCCTGGGTCGTGCTGGCGGTCCTCCTGGCCGCCCTGGCCCCGGCGCTCTGGCCCCTGCGGCGTCTGGGCCCTCTCTTCCTGAGGCCGGACCAGGCCGCCTGGTGGCTGCCCCTGCCGGCGGACCGCAGCGGGCTGCTGGCCCCGGTGCTGCGGGTCGAGGCGGCCGTGGCGCTCGCGTCGGGGGCCGCCTGCGGGGCGCTGCTGGGGGTGCTGGCCGGGGCAGGGGCCTGGGGGGCGACGGCGTGGTCGCTCCTGGTGGGGGTCGGGACCGCGGGTGTCGTGCTGCTCCTGGTCTGCGACCAGCTCTCCCGGCGGGAGCCGACGGCCCTCACGGCGGTCCTGGTCCTGGCCGGTACGGCCGCCCTGGCCGCCGCCTTCCTGACGCCCTTCCCCCGCAGCGGGTCGGCCAGCTCAGGCCTGGCCGTGGCCGGGGTGGTGGGGGCGGTCCTGCTCCTGGGCGCGTGGAGGAGGGCGCGTGCCGGCCTGGACGTGCTGCGCGACCGTGACCTGCTGGAGGTCGTGGCGCGTTCCTTCGGTGCGCACGTCTCCCTCCTGGCCCTGGACACCCGGGCCCTGGGACGCCTCCTGAGCCCCCCGCCGAGGCTCCCGGCGCCGGGACGCCGCGGCGGCCCGCCCCTGCTGCGCCGGGGACGTCGCCTGCCGCTGCGCCTGCGCCCCCTGGCGGTCGTGGCCCAGGTGGACGCCCTCGTGCTCTGGCGCCAGCCGCGCCGTGCCCTCCAGCTGCTCGTGGGCCTCCTCCTGGTCCTCCTGGCCGGGGTGGTCCAGGTCGGCCGCCTCCTCCCGGCGGCCGTGGTCCTGCTGGGGGCCTTGACCGCCGTCCTGGCGGTGGCCGAGCCGGCCCGGCAGGCCTGGTTCGACGTCGGGGCCCAGGCCGGCCTGCCCGCCTCGCCTTGGGCGCTGCGGGCGGGGCACCTGCTCGTCCCCGCGGGCGTCATGACGCTGTGGGCCGGCGCCTGCGTCCTGCCCCTGACCGCCGGCCGGGACCTGGCCGGGTGGGGGAGTGGCCCGGCCCTGGCCCTCCTGGCCGGGGTGGGCTGGGGCGGGGCCGCGGTGGCCTGCGGGCTACGGCCCGTACCCGACTTCTCCGTCGGGCTGGTCGCCTCCCCGGTCGGCTCCCTGCCGCCGGCGGTGGGGCAGATGCTCCTGGGGGCCCTGGCGCCCTGCGTGGTGGTCAGCCTGCCGGTGGTGCTCCTGGTCCTGGGCGGGACGGTGACCCCCGGGCTGCTGGGGATCCAGGCGGTGCTCAGCGGCGCCGTCGTCCTGTGGAGCCTGTGGGTGCCTCGTGACGGGGGCGAGTAG